Proteins encoded together in one Lathyrus oleraceus cultivar Zhongwan6 chromosome 5, CAAS_Psat_ZW6_1.0, whole genome shotgun sequence window:
- the LOC127084755 gene encoding uncharacterized protein LOC127084755 produces the protein MVAFLKSLDNKAWKAVLTSWEHPVITKEGEATTDKKAEEQWTKEEDDLALGNSKALNVIFNGVDKNILRLVNNCEVAKDAWNILKTTHEGTSRVKMSRLQLLTTKFENLRMKEDENIHEFHMNILEIANASGALGEKMSDEKPVRKILRSLPKRFAMKVTTIEESQDISNMRVDELIGSLQTFDMGMCDGSEKKFKSIAFMSNNEEKEEECGQDTDEDLENDVALLGRQFNKLLNKMDVRSKSNVKNISSDISKSNNAGRRTRSDEKSKEGKGVQCHECDGYGHIRAECGTYLKKQKKSLTATWSNESETEESANLVTALTGRWGSYEDSSDDEVTFDELATTYRKLCHRSEEVCQQVESQKKVITQLENEKVEHLETISKLKTEAVFLNSKLDEMTKYVRMLNNGSDTLDKILHTGQMTGDKSGIRFNESKPECSHTGSKPKSKPECSHTGRKPKMSHHISQHHKGRQQKGKHQRWRCHYCGKFGHIKPFCYKLYDYPSPSHHQPRPKHHIPVNRKQWVPRNSVINLIANTSFRVSAKEDWYFDSGCSRHMTGNKNLLTGLHPHATIYVTFGDGAKGEIKGIGKINCPGVPNLDNVLLVKGLTANLISISQLCDQGLTVNFTKTECLITNK, from the coding sequence atggtagccttcctaaaatctttggataataaagcttggaaggctgttttaacaagctgggaacatccagttattactaaggaaggagaagctacaactgacaagaaggctgaggaacaatggaccaaggaggaggatgatctagctcttgggaactctaaagcattgaatgttaTATTCAACGGAGTAGATAAGAACATATTaagattggtaaacaactgtgaggtggctaaagatgcgtggaacattctcaaaaccactcatgaaggcacctctagagtgaagatgtctagactgcagctgctcactaccaagtttgaaaatttaaggatgaaagaagatgaaaatattcatgaatttcatatgaatatccttgaaattgctaatgcctcaggagccctaggtgagaagatgtcagatgaaaagccagtgaggaaaatactcaggtcacttcctaagagatttgccatgaaagtgacaactatagaagagtctcaagacatttctaatatgagagttgatgagctaattggatccctccaaacatttgatatgggaatgtgtgatggatctgaaaagaaattcaaaagcatagccttcatgtcaaacaatgaagagaaagaggaagaatgtggtcaagatactgatgaagatctggaaaatgatgtagcattactgggaagacaattcaacaaacttctgaataagatggatgtaaggtctaagtctaatgtcaagaacatctcatctgacatcagtaagtccaataatgctggaagaagaacaagatctgatgaaaagtccaaagaaggaaaaggagttcagtgccatgaatgtgatgggtatggacacattagagctgaatgtggaacctacctcaagaaacaaaagaagagTCTTACTGCTACTTGGTCTaatgaaagtgaaacagaagagtctgcaaatcttgtgactgcattgactggaagatggggttcttatgaagactcaagtgatgatgaagtaacctttgatgagttagccactacctacagaaagttgtgtcacagaagtgaagaagtgtgtcaacaagttgaaagtcagaagaaagtgataacacaactggagaatgagaaggtagaacacttggaaaccatctctaagttaaagactgaagcagtgttcttgaattccaagctagatgagatgacaaagtatgtcagaatgctaaacaatggatctgacaccttagacaaaattctccatactggacaaatgacaggagacaagtctggcattaggttcaatgaatccaaaccagagtgcagtcacactggtagcaaaccaaaatccaaacctgagtgcagtcacactggtagaaaaccaaagatgtcacatcatatatcacaacatcataaaggaagacaacagaaagggaaacatcaaagatggagatgtcattactgtggaaaatttggccacattaaaccattctgctataagttgtatgactatcctagtccttctcatcatcaacctagacccaaacatcacatacctgtcaacagaaaacaatgggttcctaggaaTAGTGTTATAAACCTGATAGCTaacacttccttcagagtttcagccaaagaagactggtattttgacagtgggtgctccagacacatgactggaaacaaaaacctgctaactggccttcatcctcatgccaccatctatgtaacctttggtgatggagcaaagggtgaaatcaaggggattggtaagattaactgccctggagtccctaaccttgacaatgtcctacttgttaagggactgactgcaaacctaataagcatcagtcaactatgtgaccaaggtctaactgtaaacttcacaaaaactgaatgtctgattactaataaataa